The following DNA comes from candidate division TA06 bacterium.
TATAAAGAATCATAGTCAATTTTTGTTGGTTTTGGTTTTGGCGCAAACAAGTAATATTTAAATGGAGGTGGCTGTGAAGATTGTTGGCTAGCACCAGTTAATTTTTCGTAATCGCCTCTGTAATTATAAACCAATCCTCGATCTTCATTATACAGAGCATTTGGTGTTCCTTTCGCATTATCCCTCAATTTAAATTCGAATGAACCTTTGTCAAATTCTATTGTAAAAACATGCTTATTTAATGAAATAACTATTCCCTCGTCTAAATTTAAATCATAGAAAAGATTGGGGAAATGTTCAAATCGAACAAATTCTCTGATATCGCCATACGGGAACCCGATTATACCGATAGCTTCAAGAATGTTTGTTTTCCCAGTATTGGGCTTACCGATGAAAACATTAATTTGTTTGTTTTCCCAGTATTGGGCTTACCGATGAAAACATTAATTCTTTTACAATTTAATTTTAAATCCTTTATAGATTTAAAATTTTGTATCTGAAGATTATCAAACATATAACCCTCCTTGACGGGCAGTTAACCCATCCGATAAGATTATGGACATTATTCCAGATCCGGCCCGGCTTGAAGTTTCCAGGTAAAGTTCCACGGCTTCCTTGATGTTTTTTACCGCTTCCTCCAAAGTATCGCCCTGGCTCTGGCAACCCTCAAGCTCGGGGGCGTAAGCGTAAAACCCGTTTTCATCTTTTTCTATTATGACGCTGACTTTGTAAGACATGGTTTTTCTCCTGGATTTAAAAAATCATTTGTTTTTCTTTCAGGCTCAACTAACTGTGGGCGAAGGGTTCAGCCTTCGTAGCCTACAGCCATATGCATGCCTACTACGGCGAAGGAGGCCCCTTTGCCCCTACAGAATTTTGTCCATCTCCCGCCGGGGATATACTGGGCGAATAACCATTCGCCCCTACAAGGTTTGATGAATCAAACCCCTACCGTAAACCTATTGAATGAACGTTTGAACCTCTGGAACCAGGGTTTCTTACCTTCTAAACTTCTTACCTTCTTAGCTTCGGCTTTCTCCGCCTGCTCTCGCTGCTGCCAGACCGCCTCCTGGCTCTCGATCTCCAGCAGCAGCTTCTCCACGTTCTCCCGCTCCTCCATCATCAATACGATCTCGTCGTACTCCCGGCGGTTGAGGAAGGCCTGGATGATGGGCTGCAGAAACA
Coding sequences within:
- a CDS encoding type II toxin-antitoxin system HicB family antitoxin produces the protein MSYKVSVIIEKDENGFYAYAPELEGCQSQGDTLEEAVKNIKEAVELYLETSSRAGSGIMSIILSDGLTARQGGLYV